The Dunckerocampus dactyliophorus isolate RoL2022-P2 chromosome 1, RoL_Ddac_1.1, whole genome shotgun sequence genome has a segment encoding these proteins:
- the si:ch211-210c8.6 gene encoding uncharacterized protein si:ch211-210c8.6 isoform X2, translating into MPTSPAPELLADLWIMIMGSTLGKCAAADFGIQWVGWALAAALKTEKFYDLAGSGTFILLAHLSRIWGGGGHLRQNVQTGLVTAWGLRLGTFLFLRVLKDGHDRRFNNVRDSPGTFFVYWTIQALWVFMTLLPTLMLNSEKRDAPLGPKDYVGWTLWGLGFATEAVADQQKWLFKRDPDNVGKFIQSGLWAYSRHPNYFGEILQWCGLWLSASSVMRGPQYLSVVSPMFVWFLLRHVSGIPILEKQAVKRWGSDPTFQDYLRNTPLLWPWPKC; encoded by the exons ATGCCAACGTCTCCTGCTCCGGAGCTGCTGGCCGACCTGTGGATCATGATCATGGGGAGCACGCTGGGCAAATGTGCCGCCGCCGACTTCGGCATCCAGTGGGTCGGCTGGGCGCTGGCGGCTGCGCTCAAAACCGAGAAGTTCTACGACTTGGCag GATCTGGCACTTTTATCCTGCTCGCCCATTTGAGTCGTATCTGGGGAGGAGGCGGTCACCTTCGTCAGAATGTTCAGACGGGGCTGGTGACGGCGTGGGGGCTCAG GCTGGGAACATTCCTCTTCCTGCGCGTCTTGAAGGACGGCCACGATCGAAGGTTTAACAATGTCAGAGACAGCCCGGGGACCTTCTTTGTGTACTGGACTATTCAAG CCCTGTGGGTGTTCATGACGCTGCTGCCCACCCTCATGCTCAACAGCGAAAAGCGAGACGCCCCACTGGGACCGAAGGACTACGTAGGCTGGACCCTGTGGGGTCTGGGCTTTGCCACCGAGGCCGTCGCCGACCAGCAGAAATGGCTCTTCAAGCGCGACCCGGATAACGTG GGGAAGTTCATCCAGAGCGGACTGTGGGCCTACAGCAGACACCCAAACTATTTCGGGGAGATCCTGCAGTGGTGCGGTCTGTGGCTGTCGGCCTCATCGGTCATGCGGGGTCCTCAGTATCTGAGCGTGGTCTCGCCGATGTTCGTCTGGTTCCTGCTGCGCCACGTCAGCGGCATTCCCATCCTGGAGAAGCAGGCCGTGAAGAGGTGGGGTTCCGACCCGACCTTCCAGGACTACCTCAGAAACACGCCTCTGCTGTGGCCGTGGCCCAAATGTTGA
- the bin2a gene encoding bridging integrator 2a, which yields MADHSLKGGSGDFAKKVQRQLSRSKEKVLQKLGKSAETRDDHFERYLQQFYDQQTDGNRIYKDLRNYIEAVRDMRIASRRLSQSFFDVYESNWVGEEDIGAIVEGEDLLWNDYEVKLLDQAVRTMETYVGQFPDVREKVAKRGRKLVDYDSSRHHLKDLQTSKKKDDVKISKAEDEMCGAKRVYERINSELKDELPALHESRIGCYVAVFSAISNLRDIFYKEMRTLNLDLNNVVKELQAQHPDNVFAVKGLQRYGSLKRHTLLSPKAWKTSFSEFHRSYSPKGGQRFSFRSPEKPRHSSLSRESSTIAVSPLTPPLESPTFESRGSSRNAMHVPAVQEGAVVEAASQEEANQEEEGEASNAEEAKKKPEDAAETDSSCELNNSCDSESLELQLMAGDETPPLRIDESDLSHEAFKVNGLENGDVSTELDADSRKDVPADPKSTEV from the exons ATGGCGGATCACAGTTTAAAAGGCGGCAGTGGAGACTTTGCCAAAAAAGTTCAAAGACAGCTGAGCAGAAGCAAAGAAAAG gtACTGCAGAAACTTGGCAAGTCTGCGGAGACGAGAGATGACCACTTTGAACGTTATCTCCAACAGTTTTATGACCAACAG ACGGATGGGAACAGAATCTACAAAGACCTGAGGAACTACATCGAAGCAGTCAGAG ACATGAGAATAGCCTCCAGACGCCTTTCGCAGTCTTTCTTTGATGTTTACGAAAGCAACTGGGTGGGAGAAGAAGACATTGGAGCCATAGTGGAG GGCGAGGACCTCCTGTGGAACGACTACGAGGTGAAGCTGCTGGACCAAGCCGTACGGACCATGGAGACCTACGTGGGCCAGTTCCCGGACGTCAGG GAGAAGGTGGCCAAGAGGGGGAGGAAACTTGTGGACTACGACTCGTCCCGTCACCACCTGAAGGACCTGCAGACGTCCAAGAAGAAGGACGACGTCAAGATCAGCAAG GCAGAAGACGAGATGTGCGGCGCCAAACGCGTCTACGAAAGAATCAACAGCGAGCTGAAGGACGAGCTGCCCGCGCTGCACGAAAG CCGCATCGGATGCTACGTGGCGGTCTTCTCTGCCATATCAAATCTACGAGACATCTTCTACAAGGAAATGAGAACG CTCAACCTGGATCTGAACAACGTGGTGAAGGAACTGCAGGCCCAGCATCCCGACAATGTGTTTGCTGTCAAGGGCTTGCAAAG GTACGGCTCCTTGAAGAGACACACCCTGTTGTCCCCCAAGGCTTGGAAGACCAGCTTCTCTGAGTTCCACAGGAGCTACAGTCCAAAAGGCGGGCAGAGGTTTAGCTTCCGTTCCCCGGAAAAACCTCGCCACAGCTCCTTGTCCCGAGAGAGCAGCACCATCGCGGTCTCGCCGCTGACCCCTCCTCTGGAGAGCCCCACTTTTGAGTCCAGGGGGTCCAGCCGCAATGCGATGCACGTTCCTGCCGTCCAAGAGGGGGCTGTCGTGGAAGCTGCGTCGCAAGAAGAAGCCAACCAGGAGGAAGAAGGCGAGGCCTCTAACGCGGAAGAAGCAAAGAAGAAGCCCGAAGACGCAGCGGAGACCGACAGCAGCTGCGAACTCAACAACTCCTGCGACTCCGAGAGTTTGGAGCTGCAGCTGATGGCGGGAGACGAGACCCCCCCGCTGCGCATCGACGAGTCCGACCTCAGCCACGAGGCCTTCAAGGTCAACGGACTGGAGAACGGAGACGTCTCCACCGAGTTAGACGCCGACTCGCGCAAG GATGTCCCCGCCGACCCCAAAAGCACAGAGGTCTGA
- the si:ch211-210c8.6 gene encoding uncharacterized protein si:ch211-210c8.6 isoform X1 encodes MVISRLTRLCCNDYITQSDMAALTFDRLSFFSEDREEEEWLHANVSCSGAAGRPVDHDHGEHAGQMCRRRLRHPVGRLGAGGCAQNREVLRLGRLGTFLFLRVLKDGHDRRFNNVRDSPGTFFVYWTIQALWVFMTLLPTLMLNSEKRDAPLGPKDYVGWTLWGLGFATEAVADQQKWLFKRDPDNVGKFIQSGLWAYSRHPNYFGEILQWCGLWLSASSVMRGPQYLSVVSPMFVWFLLRHVSGIPILEKQAVKRWGSDPTFQDYLRNTPLLWPWPKC; translated from the exons ATGGTAATTAGCAGGCTAACGAGGCTATGCTGTAATGACTACATTACCCAGAGTGACATGGCGGCGCTGACCTTTGACCGGTTAAGTTTTTTTTCGGAGGATAGGGAAGAAGAGGAGTGGCTCCATGCCAACGTCTCCTGCTCCGGAGCTGCTGGCCGACCTGTGGATCATGATCATGGGGAGCACGCTGGGCAAATGTGCCGCCGCCGACTTCGGCATCCAGTGGGTCGGCTGGGCGCTGGCGGCTGCGCTCAAAACCGAGAAGTTCTACGACTTGGCag GCTGGGAACATTCCTCTTCCTGCGCGTCTTGAAGGACGGCCACGATCGAAGGTTTAACAATGTCAGAGACAGCCCGGGGACCTTCTTTGTGTACTGGACTATTCAAG CCCTGTGGGTGTTCATGACGCTGCTGCCCACCCTCATGCTCAACAGCGAAAAGCGAGACGCCCCACTGGGACCGAAGGACTACGTAGGCTGGACCCTGTGGGGTCTGGGCTTTGCCACCGAGGCCGTCGCCGACCAGCAGAAATGGCTCTTCAAGCGCGACCCGGATAACGTG GGGAAGTTCATCCAGAGCGGACTGTGGGCCTACAGCAGACACCCAAACTATTTCGGGGAGATCCTGCAGTGGTGCGGTCTGTGGCTGTCGGCCTCATCGGTCATGCGGGGTCCTCAGTATCTGAGCGTGGTCTCGCCGATGTTCGTCTGGTTCCTGCTGCGCCACGTCAGCGGCATTCCCATCCTGGAGAAGCAGGCCGTGAAGAGGTGGGGTTCCGACCCGACCTTCCAGGACTACCTCAGAAACACGCCTCTGCTGTGGCCGTGGCCCAAATGTTGA